A genomic region of Pyrus communis chromosome 14, drPyrComm1.1, whole genome shotgun sequence contains the following coding sequences:
- the LOC137714190 gene encoding putative respiratory burst oxidase homolog protein H, translated as MVAMNMSNNDDQKDPNKWKLERIDVDPMVDIPLSNNDTEGNVTKSSNNVTLKRNNSSVRKRNGVQGNNHASVGGRAPVPGGKEGIKSLRFLDRTVTGKEGEAWKQIEKQFNQYAVAGRLSRDKFGACIGMGGESKEFAGELFDALARRRIICAKGGITLEELKLFWEDITNEDMEARLQIFFDMCDKNGDGMLSEDEVTEVIVLSASANKLANLKKQAKSYAALIMEELDPDHLGYIEMWQLETLLRGMVVSKDNQKIGMITESLTRAMIPRRYRTPISRFLSTTAELVHENWKKIWIVTLWLAVNIGLFTWKYRQYQTRGLYKLMGECICIAKGCAETLKFNMAIILIPVCRGTLTAIRSSFLSNLIPFDDNIKFHKLIALGIVISTFIHGGLHITCDFPRLVTSQKNEFMDVVGTYFNYKQPTYMDMINSIPGITGILMTVLMIFSFTLALNSMRTNVNLPWPLNNLSGFNSFWYAHHLLALVYMLFVAHGYFLVFASDWHKKTTWMYILIPVILYAIESFIILIKEINHPVHVIKAVTYTGNVLALYMSKPPGFKYKGGMYLFLKCPDISGFEWHPFTITSAPGDDYLSVHIRSLGDWTTELRERFEKACSQLQSTQTRRGSLVRIETKVYSNHGHETEGYPKIVIKGPYGAPAQNYIKFDILLLIGLGIGATPFVSILKDIINQINLKLAHNPDSINGHQETSAETKSNSMPGEAYKKGPERAYFYWVTREQASFEWFKGVMDDIAECDNNHMIEMHNYLTSVYEEGDARSALIAMVQKLQHAKNGVDVVSESRIRTHFARPNWRKVFSDLATAHESSRIGVFYCGSPTLTKTLRKLCLEFSLNSATRFVFHKENF; from the exons ATGGTGGCAATGAATATGTCAAACAATGATGACCAGAAAGACCCCAACAAATGGAAGCTTGAAAGAATTGATGTTGACCCCATGGTGGATATTCCTTTGAGTAACAATGACACAGAAGGCAATGTGACCAAAAGTTCCAACAACGTGACGTTGAAGAGGAACAACAGCAGTGTAAGGAAGAGAAATGGGGTTCAGGGAAACAATCATGCCAGCGTGGGAGGTAGGGCGCCGGTACCAGGAGGGAAAGAAGGGATTAAGAGCTTACGGTTTCTCGATAGGACAGTCACGGGAAAAGAAGGGGAGGCATGGAAGCAGATTGAGAAGCAGTTTAATCAATACGCGGTGGCTGGTAGGCTCTCTAGGGATAAATTTGGAGCCTGCATTG GGATGGGAGGAGAATCAAAGGAATTCGCAGGCGAATTGTTTGATGCATTGGCTAGGAGAAGGATAATTTGCGCGAAAGGTGGGATAACTCTTGAAGAATTGAAGTTGTTTTGGGAAGACATAACTAATGAAGACATGGAAGCAAGACTTCAGATATTCTTCGACAT GTGTGACAAGAATGGTGATGGGATGCTCTCCGAGGATGAGGTAACAGAG GTTATAGTTTTGAGTGCCTCCGCGAACAAGCTGGCAAATCTTAAAAAGCAAGCAAAATCATACGCAGCTTTGATCATGGAAGAGCTTGACCCTGACCACCTCGGATATATAGAG ATGTGGCAGTTAGAAACCCTACTGAGGGGAATGGTAGTATCTAAAGATAATCAAAAAATTGGAATGATAACGGAATCTCTCACGAGAGCCATGATTCCCAGAAGATACAGAACTCCCATTAGCAGATTCCTATCTACGACTGCAGAACTTGTGCATGAAAACTGGAAGAAAATATGGATTGTGACATTGTGGTTAGCTGTCAACATAGGCCTCTTTACTTGGAAATACCGCCAATACCAGACACGAGGATTATACAAACTCATGGGTGAATGCATCTGCATTGCAAAGGGCTGCGCTGAGACTCTCAAGTTCAATATGGCTATCATTCTCATTCCAGTTTGTAGGGGAACACTTACCGCAATTCGATCATCATTTCTCAGCAACCTAATCCCTTTTGATGACAATATCAAATTCCATAAGTTGATTGCACTGGGAATTGTAATTTCGACTTTTATACATGGAGGTTTACACATAACTTGTGATTTCCCAAGATTGGTAACATCCCAGAAAAATGAGTTCATGGATGTTGTCGGGACATATTTCAATTATAAGCAGCCAACTTACATGGACATGATTAACAGTATTCCAGGAATAACCGGGATTCTGATGACGGTTCTAATGATTTTCTCATTCACGCTAGCATTAAATTCAATGAGAACAAATGTCAACTTACCGTGGCCACTCAACAATTTGTCAGGGTTCAATTCTTTCTGGTATGCACATCATTTGCTTGCGTTGGTGTATATGCTCTTCGTCGCACATGGTTACTTCCTAGTTTTCGCGAGCGACTGGCACAAGAAGACG ACATGGATGTATATCCTTATTCCAGTAATACTGTATGCAATTGAGAGTTTTATTATACTCATTAAAGAAATTAATCACCCCGTCCATGTCATTAAG GCCGTAACATATACGGGAAATGTTCTGGCTCTGTACATGAGCAAACCTCCTGGATTCAAGTATAAAGGTGGAATGTACCTCTTTCTTAAGTGCCCTGATATATCAGGTTTTGAATg GCATCCCTTCACCATCACTTCTGCCCCAGGAGATGACTACTTGAGCGTCCACATACGAAGCTTGGGAGACTGGACTACGGAGCTTAGAGAAAGATTTGAAAAG GCATGCAGCCAGCTTCAAAGTACACAAACTAGAAGGGGAAGTCTTGTTAGAATAGAAACGAAAGTTTATTCAAACCACGGTCATGAAACAGAAGG ATATCCGAAGATCGTCATAAAGGGACCATATGGTGCACCGGCtcaaaattacataaagtttgaCATCTTGTTGCTCATAGGTCTGGGAATTGGAGCAACTCCCTTCGTCAGCATCTTAAAAGATATCATAAACCAGATAAACCTCAAATTGGCTCATAATCCT GATTCAATAAACGGGCATCAAGAAACATCCGCGGAAACCAAATCAAACAGCATGCCAGGGGAGGCATATAAAAAGGGTCCAGAAAGAGCATACTTTTATTGGGTAACAAGGGAGCAGGCTTCCTTTGAATGGTTTAAAGGTGTCATGGATGACATTGCAGAATGTGACAACAAT CATATGATAGAAATGCACAACTACTTGACTAGCGTGTACGAAGAAGGAGACGCGCGGTCTGCTCTCATTGCCATGGTTCAGAAACTGCAACATGCTAAGAATGGAGTTGATGTCGTCTCAGAAAGCCGG ATAAGAACTCATTTTGCAAGGCCTAACTGGAGAAAGGTGTTTTCCGACTTGGCTACCGCACATGAATCCTCCCGAATAG GAGTTTTCTATTGTGGAAGTCCAACACTTACCAAAACACTCAGGAAGCTCTGCCTAGAATTTAGTCTAAACTCAGCAACTCGGTTTGTCTTCCACAAGGAGAACTTCTAG
- the LOC137715492 gene encoding WUSCHEL-related homeobox 3-like, whose amino-acid sequence MSPAANSSSSSSRWCPAPEQLMLLEEMYKAGIRTPNASQIQHITAQLSFYGKIEGKNVFYWFQNHKARDRQKLRKKLCKQLQQQQLLYHHHNYHNYRNCHYEQQLNQQTFLGCLESPPPVPSALHHKRLSTCHHHNNYSSTGFLPPQVGVEDALINYTWKMEIPEKVEREKSVMSMYGREWMIMMMNVSPPSPCCTSSSSSTTTTTTSTPPLKTLQLFPITATDLKEESTPSRSALSSSTLTENH is encoded by the exons ATGTCCCCTGCAGCtaactcatcatcatcatcatcaagatGGTGCCCTGCCCCAGAGCAACTGATGCTCCTTGAAGAGATGTACAAGGCTGGAATCAGAACCCCCAATGCCTCTCAAATCCAACACATCACTGCCCAGCTCTCTTTCTATGGCAAGATTGAGGGCAAAAATGTGTTTTACTGGTTCCAGAACCACAAGGCAAGGGACAGACAGAAGCTTAGGAAAAAGCTTTGTAAGCAACTGCAGCAGCAGCAACTACTTTATCACCATCATAATTACCATAATTACCGTAACTGCCACTATGAGCAGCAGCTGAATCAGCAGACCTTTCTTGGTTGCCTTGAGTCCCCTCCTCCTGTCCCTTCTGCTCTTCATCATAAGCGACTTTCTACTTGTCATCATCACAATAACTACTCATCAACTGGGTTTCTTCCTCCTCAG GTCGGAGTTGAAGATGCCTTGATAAACTACACCTGGAAGATGGAGATCCCAGAGAAGGTGGAGAGGGAGAAGTCCGTGATGAGTATGTACGGTCGTGAGTGGATGATAATGATGATGAATGTAAGCCCACCATCCCCATGTTGCACTAGTTCAAGCAGCAGTACTACCACTACTACTACTTCTACACCACCACTCAAGACCCTTCAACTCTTCCCTATCACTGCCACTGATCTCAAAGAAGAATCCACACCCTCCCGCAGTGCTCTGTCTTCCTCCACCCTCACAGAAAATCACTAA